In Armatimonadota bacterium, a single genomic region encodes these proteins:
- a CDS encoding DsrE family protein, with the protein MAGILVHLTHGPEHPTRAALAFLVAKAAIEEGHSVSLFLAGDAVRVNTKVR; encoded by the coding sequence GGATCCTGGTTCACCTCACGCACGGCCCAGAGCATCCTACCAGGGCAGCCCTCGCCTTCTTAGTGGCGAAGGCAGCGATAGAAGAAGGACATTCTGTCTCGCTTTTCCTTGCCGGAGACGCGGTTCGAGTCAATACCAAAGTTCGTTGA